GACCCGCCTCTACCCCTCGGTGCTGGCCAGCACCGACGGCGCCACCTGGCGGGCCGCGGGGTCGCTGGCCCAGCCCGTCCGCTACCCGGCCGTCGCCGTCGTCGGCGGCGCCGTCTACCTGTTCGGCGGGGTCAGCACCGCCCAGGGCAGCGACACCACCGCCATCCAGCGCTACGACCCCGCCACGCAGACCACCCGGGTCGTCGCCCAGCTGCCGGCCCCCCTCTCCCACGCCACCGCGGTCGCCCTGGGCGGCGCGGTGTACGTGCTCGGCGGGTTCGTGAACAACGCCGTGTCGGCGCAGGTGCTGCGCGTCGACCTGCCCGCCGGAACCGTCACGCCGGCCGGGACGCTGCCGACGCCGCTCACCGACGCCGCCGCGGTGGTGGTCGGCGGCACCGGCTACCTCGCCGGCGGGCAGGGCCCCTCGAGCGCGCCGGTCGACGCCGTGCTCACGCTCACCGTCGCGCTTCCCTGAGCCGCCGCCGCGGCGCGGCGTCGGGCCCTACCGTGGGAAACGATGGACGTGACCGCGGCGATGAGCGAGCGCGGCCACGAGCAGGTGGTGCTCGTCGCCGACCGCGCCGTCGGCCTGCGCGCCGTGATCGCGATCCACTCGACGGCGCTCGGACCGTCGCTCGGCGGGGTCCGCTTCTGGCGCTACGAGCGAGAGGCCGACGCCATCCGCGACGTGCTCGCACTCTCCGAGGCGATGACCTGGAAGGCGGCCGTCGCCGGCCTCCACCAGGGCGGCGGCAAGGCGGTGGTGCTGGTCGACGACGCCGACGTGCCACGCACCGCGCCGCTGCTGCACGCGCTCGGTCGCGCCATCGACGAGCTCGGCGGCCGCTACATCGCGGCCGAGGACGTCAGCGCGACGACCCGGGACATGGAGGAGCTCGCGTCGGTGACGCCGTGGGTGACCGGCGTACGCCAGGAGCTCGGCGGGTCCGGCGACCCGTCGCCCGTCACCGCGCACGGCGTCCTCGCCGCCATGCGGGCCGTCGCCCACGAGCTCGACGGCCCCGACGCGACGCTGCGCGGCTGGCGCGTGGCGATCCAGGGGGCCGGCAGCGTCGGCGCCCACCTGGCCCGCCTCCTCGCGGCCGAGAACGTGGCGGTGATCGTCGCCGACCTCCACGACGAGCGGGCCGAGGCCGTGGCGGGCGAGGTCGGCGGCGAGGTCGCGCCCGCGGACGAGATCCTCGGCGTCGACTGCGACATCCTCGCCCCGTGCGCGCTCGGCGGTGCCCTCACCGACACCACCGTTCCGACCCTTGCCTGCCGGGCCGTCTGCGGCGCCGCCAACAACCAGC
The sequence above is drawn from the Acidimicrobiia bacterium genome and encodes:
- a CDS encoding Glu/Leu/Phe/Val dehydrogenase dimerization domain-containing protein produces the protein MDVTAAMSERGHEQVVLVADRAVGLRAVIAIHSTALGPSLGGVRFWRYEREADAIRDVLALSEAMTWKAAVAGLHQGGGKAVVLVDDADVPRTAPLLHALGRAIDELGGRYIAAEDVSATTRDMEELASVTPWVTGVRQELGGSGDPSPVTAHGVLAAMRAVAHELDGPDATLRGWRVAIQGAGSVGAHLARLLAAENVAVIVADLHDERAEAVAGEVGGEVAPADEILGVDCDILAPCALGGALTDTTVPTLACRAVCGAANNQLAHHGVDELLARRGILFVPDFVASAGGIINLAQEFTGYSRSRAL